From one Idiomarina sp. X4 genomic stretch:
- the rpsJ gene encoding 30S ribosomal protein S10, giving the protein MANQRIRIRLKAFDHRLIDQSTAEIVETAKRTGAQVRGPIPLPTRKERFTVLISPHVNKDARDQYEIRTHKRLIDIMDPTDKTVDALMRLDLAAGVDVQISLG; this is encoded by the coding sequence ATGGCTAATCAAAGAATTCGGATTCGTTTGAAAGCGTTCGATCACCGTCTGATCGACCAGTCAACTGCAGAGATCGTAGAAACTGCAAAACGCACTGGTGCTCAGGTACGTGGTCCTATCCCACTGCCAACACGGAAAGAACGCTTCACCGTGCTGATTTCTCCACACGTGAATAAAGACGCGCGTGACCAGTACGAAATCCGCACCCACAAGCGTCTGATTGACATCATGGATCCAACTGACAAAACCGTAGACGCGCTTATGCGTTTAGATTTGGCAGCTGGTGTTGATGTACAAATCAGCTTGGGTTAA
- the rplC gene encoding 50S ribosomal protein L3 yields the protein MAIGLVGRKVGMTRVFQEDGASVPVTVIEVLANRVTQVKSEDTDGYRALQVTTGEKKASRVTKPLAGHYAKAGTEAGRGLWEFRLENGEGEDYAVGAELTVEVLAEVKKVDVTGTSKGKGFAGAVKRWNFRTQDATHGNSLAHRAPGSIGQNQSPGKVFKGKKMAGQMGNEQVTTQSLELVRVDAERNLLLIKGAVPGATGGDVIVKPAVKA from the coding sequence ATGGCTATAGGTCTAGTCGGTCGTAAAGTAGGAATGACGCGTGTCTTCCAGGAAGACGGCGCTTCTGTTCCTGTTACTGTGATCGAAGTGCTGGCGAACCGTGTGACTCAGGTTAAATCTGAGGACACAGACGGTTATCGTGCCCTTCAAGTGACCACAGGCGAGAAGAAAGCAAGCCGTGTAACCAAGCCTTTAGCAGGTCATTACGCTAAAGCTGGTACAGAGGCAGGTCGTGGTCTTTGGGAATTCCGCCTGGAAAATGGCGAAGGCGAAGACTACGCAGTTGGTGCAGAGCTGACTGTTGAAGTTTTGGCAGAAGTTAAGAAAGTAGACGTTACTGGTACCTCTAAAGGTAAAGGTTTTGCTGGTGCTGTTAAGCGCTGGAATTTCCGTACGCAAGACGCTACTCACGGTAACTCATTGGCTCACCGTGCGCCGGGTTCAATCGGTCAAAACCAGTCGCCTGGTAAAGTATTCAAAGGCAAGAAAATGGCTGGCCAAATGGGTAATGAACAAGTCACTACGCAATCACTTGAACTTGTTCGAGTCGATGCCGAGCGCAACCTTTTATTAATCAAAGGTGCGGTACCGGGAGCTACCGGTGGTGATGTTATCGTTAAACCTGCGGTCAAGGCATAA
- the rplD gene encoding 50S ribosomal protein L4: protein MELTLKDAKGALEVSEATFGREFNEALVHQVVVAYAAGARQGTKAQKTRSEVAGGGKKPWRQKGTGRARAGTIRSPIWRSGGATFAAKPQNHSQKVNKKMYRGAIKSILSELIRQERLIVVEKFGVEEPKTKQLAAKLKEMDMNDVLIVTKEVDENLFLASRNLHKVDVRDVQGIDPVSLIAFEKVLMTADAVKQLEEVLS from the coding sequence ATGGAATTAACATTGAAAGACGCAAAAGGCGCTCTTGAGGTTTCCGAAGCTACCTTTGGACGTGAGTTTAATGAAGCCCTTGTCCATCAAGTAGTTGTAGCATACGCTGCAGGTGCTCGTCAGGGCACTAAAGCTCAGAAAACTCGTTCTGAAGTAGCAGGCGGCGGTAAGAAACCTTGGCGTCAAAAAGGCACGGGTCGTGCTCGTGCGGGTACTATTCGTAGTCCAATTTGGCGTTCTGGTGGTGCAACGTTTGCGGCTAAACCGCAAAACCACAGCCAGAAAGTTAACAAGAAAATGTACCGTGGTGCGATTAAAAGCATCCTTTCTGAACTCATTCGCCAAGAGCGTTTGATTGTTGTTGAAAAATTTGGTGTTGAAGAGCCAAAGACTAAACAACTGGCTGCAAAGCTAAAAGAAATGGATATGAACGATGTGTTAATCGTAACCAAAGAAGTTGATGAGAACCTATTTTTAGCGTCTCGCAACTTGCATAAAGTAGACGTGCGTGACGTTCAGGGTATTGACCCTGTCAGTCTGATTGCTTTCGAAAAAGTATTGATGACTGCAGACGCCGTCAAGCAGCTTGAGGAGGTGTTATCATGA
- the rplW gene encoding 50S ribosomal protein L23 translates to MMREERLLNVIVAPHVSEKSTMTAEDNNTVVFKVAVDATKAEIKAAVEKLFEVEVKNVRTVNVKGKTKRTGFRFGKRSDWKKAYVALKEGADIDFAGGAE, encoded by the coding sequence ATGATGCGCGAAGAACGTTTGCTTAATGTGATTGTAGCACCTCACGTTTCGGAAAAGTCGACAATGACTGCTGAAGACAACAACACGGTTGTATTCAAAGTGGCTGTTGATGCGACAAAAGCCGAAATCAAAGCAGCTGTCGAAAAACTTTTTGAAGTTGAAGTCAAAAACGTACGTACCGTCAACGTGAAGGGTAAAACCAAGCGTACCGGTTTCCGTTTCGGAAAACGTAGCGACTGGAAAAAAGCGTATGTTGCCTTGAAAGAAGGTGCTGACATTGACTTCGCTGGCGGCGCTGAGTAA
- the rplB gene encoding 50S ribosomal protein L2, which translates to MAVVKSKPTSPGQRHKIKVVGQELYKGKPYAPLLEKNSKSGGRNNNGRITVRHIGGGHKHHYRIVDFKRNKDGIPAKVERIEYDPNRSANIALVLYADGERRYILAPKNLNVGDRIQSGSDAPIKPGNTLPMRNIPVGSVVHAVELQPGKGAQMARSAGAYCQILARDGAYVTIRLRSGEMRRVQAEGRATLGEVGNAEHMLRQLGKAGANRWRGIRPTVRGVAMNPVDHPHGGGEGRTSGGRHPVSPWGTPTKGYKTRKNKRTDKFIVRRRNK; encoded by the coding sequence ATGGCTGTAGTTAAAAGTAAGCCTACGTCTCCGGGTCAACGCCACAAGATAAAAGTCGTTGGTCAGGAACTGTATAAAGGCAAGCCTTACGCACCATTGCTGGAAAAGAACAGCAAATCTGGTGGTCGTAACAATAACGGTCGTATTACGGTTCGTCACATCGGCGGTGGTCATAAACACCACTACCGTATTGTCGACTTCAAACGTAATAAAGACGGCATTCCTGCAAAAGTGGAACGTATTGAATACGATCCGAACCGTTCAGCAAACATTGCTTTGGTTCTGTATGCAGACGGTGAACGCCGTTACATTTTAGCGCCTAAGAACTTGAACGTGGGTGACCGCATTCAATCTGGTTCAGATGCGCCTATCAAACCAGGTAACACTTTGCCAATGCGTAATATCCCAGTGGGTAGTGTTGTGCATGCTGTTGAGTTACAGCCTGGTAAAGGTGCGCAGATGGCTCGTTCAGCTGGTGCATATTGCCAAATTTTGGCGCGTGATGGTGCTTATGTAACCATTCGCCTGCGCTCTGGTGAAATGCGTCGTGTTCAAGCTGAAGGCCGCGCTACTCTTGGTGAAGTTGGTAACGCAGAACACATGCTGCGTCAATTGGGTAAAGCCGGTGCAAACCGCTGGCGTGGTATTCGTCCTACCGTACGTGGTGTGGCGATGAACCCAGTTGATCACCCACATGGTGGTGGTGAAGGCCGTACTTCTGGTGGTCGTCACCCTGTAAGTCCATGGGGCACGCCGACCAAGGGCTACAAAACCCGTAAGAACAAGCGTACTGATAAATTCATCGTACGTCGTCGCAACAAATAA
- the rpsS gene encoding 30S ribosomal protein S19: MPRSLKKGPFIDLHLLNKVEKALEAGDKKPIKTWSRRSMIIPDMIGLTIAVHNGRQHVPVFVSDEMIGHKLGEFAPTRTYRGHAADKKAKKR, from the coding sequence ATGCCACGTTCTCTTAAAAAAGGTCCATTTATTGACCTTCACCTGCTAAATAAGGTGGAGAAAGCGTTGGAAGCCGGGGATAAAAAGCCAATTAAAACTTGGTCCCGTCGTTCAATGATCATCCCTGATATGATCGGTTTGACTATCGCTGTTCACAACGGTCGTCAACACGTTCCGGTTTTCGTCTCAGACGAAATGATCGGTCATAAACTGGGCGAATTCGCACCAACCCGTACTTATCGCGGCCATGCTGCTGATAAGAAAGCGAAGAAACGGTAA